A single window of Brevundimonas naejangsanensis DNA harbors:
- the grxD gene encoding Grx4 family monothiol glutaredoxin — protein MTEQTAAADPVHAFIAQAVAEHDVVLFMKGTPDSPRCGFSSLAVQILDHVGAPFVGVDVLQDEALREGIKTFTDWPTIPQLYVKGEFVGGSDIVREMFQSGELQALMAEKGVALGEA, from the coding sequence GTGACCGAACAAACCGCCGCCGCCGATCCCGTCCACGCCTTCATCGCCCAGGCGGTGGCTGAGCATGACGTGGTGCTCTTCATGAAGGGCACGCCGGACTCGCCGCGCTGCGGCTTCTCCTCGCTGGCCGTTCAGATCCTGGATCACGTCGGCGCGCCCTTCGTCGGCGTGGACGTGCTGCAGGACGAAGCCCTGCGCGAAGGCATCAAGACCTTCACCGACTGGCCGACCATTCCCCAGCTCTATGTGAAGGGCGAGTTCGTCGGGGGTTCGGACATCGTGCGCGAGATGTTCCAGTCGGGCGAGCTTCAAGCCCTGATGGCCGAGAAGGGCGTCGCCCTTGGCGAAGCGTAA
- a CDS encoding acyl-CoA thioesterase encodes MARPQLQPREDREVFVVPLEVRPEHIDENNHVNNVVYVGWLQDVGTAHWNARFDEETRAKWAWLALRHEIDYLRAIEPDATGVIARTWVGDPQGPRFNRYVRIEDAQGRLCAQGLSEWCLVDARTLRPARIPKEMLGPFQA; translated from the coding sequence ATGGCCCGGCCGCAGCTTCAGCCGCGTGAAGACCGCGAGGTCTTCGTCGTGCCGCTGGAGGTGCGGCCGGAGCACATCGACGAGAACAACCACGTCAACAACGTCGTCTATGTCGGCTGGCTGCAGGATGTCGGCACGGCGCACTGGAACGCGCGTTTCGACGAGGAGACGCGCGCGAAATGGGCCTGGCTGGCCTTGCGTCATGAGATCGACTACCTGCGCGCCATCGAACCGGATGCGACAGGCGTGATCGCCCGCACCTGGGTCGGCGATCCGCAGGGGCCGCGCTTCAACCGCTATGTCCGTATCGAGGACGCCCAAGGCCGCCTGTGCGCCCAAGGGCTGTCCGAATGGTGCCTGGTCGACGCCAGAACCCTGCGTCCGGCCCGCATCCCGAAAGAGATGCTGGGGCCGTTTCAAGCCTAG
- a CDS encoding EAL domain-containing protein: MRVLSCLTEDHHFGLVALAAFICLVGSWVTCGLLRRVREERGVPLASWVFLGALAGGATIWCTHFVAMIAYRPGVEIAYEPLLTGVSLAIAIVGVGLALGGATIRGRFMPALGGAVFGLAVSAMHFVGMAAMAVEAVVHWSYAYVAVALIGSVVFGAAAFQFSARADDRFARPKGAAAMVLGIVCLHFTAMAAMTVIPVAATDGVLTGQDAQHVLALGVAGVGLLVLGAGAASHFLDSQAHALHRERQQYLIDSSVDGMAIERDGAIIAANEVLATLLGIEREALVGASLEQWVEDAHRLGDGAVAQTVLRTEAGDIAVELSARRDQTTAGGVMIYAVRDLRDRMAQERRMAHLARNDSLTGLPNRASFLERLTRLKKTAAEGETLALFALDLDRFKEVNDLYGHAVGDQLLCVIAERMKAALHEGEFIARQGGDEFLALASVAGRDQALAVAERLRKAVMETVTIEHADLSCGASIGVSLWPEDARDVSTLINNADLAMYRAKASLTQDVCFYEADMDQAVRARRRVTQALREALEREQFELHYQVQASVETGKATGYEVLLRWKNDEGRYISPVDFIPVAEETGLILPIGEWVLRQACRQAAAWAEPHRIAVNLSPVQLSHVDLPRLVHQILIETGLSPSRLELEITETAMITDMERTTHVLRQLKALGVTVAMDDFGTGYSSLSTLKAFPFDKIKLDRSFMLELDGAAPQSRAIIRAVLTIGESLSIPVLAEGVETAEQLAFLRAQGCNEVQGYLLGRPQPEADALSHGAAVIPATATARTAA; the protein is encoded by the coding sequence ATGCGCGTCCTCTCGTGTCTGACCGAAGATCACCATTTCGGTCTGGTGGCCTTGGCGGCTTTCATCTGCCTGGTCGGCAGCTGGGTTACCTGCGGACTTTTGCGGCGGGTCAGGGAAGAGCGCGGCGTGCCGCTGGCGTCTTGGGTGTTCCTGGGAGCGCTGGCCGGCGGCGCCACCATCTGGTGCACCCATTTCGTCGCCATGATCGCCTATCGACCCGGCGTCGAGATCGCTTACGAGCCGCTGCTCACCGGGGTGTCCTTGGCTATCGCCATTGTCGGCGTCGGCCTGGCGTTGGGCGGAGCGACGATCCGGGGGCGCTTCATGCCTGCGCTGGGCGGGGCGGTGTTCGGCCTGGCGGTCTCCGCCATGCACTTTGTCGGCATGGCGGCCATGGCGGTGGAGGCCGTGGTGCACTGGTCCTACGCCTATGTCGCCGTGGCCTTGATCGGTTCGGTCGTCTTCGGGGCCGCCGCCTTCCAGTTCAGCGCCCGTGCTGACGACCGGTTCGCTCGCCCGAAGGGAGCCGCCGCCATGGTCCTGGGCATCGTCTGCCTGCATTTCACCGCGATGGCGGCGATGACGGTCATCCCCGTCGCCGCCACGGACGGCGTTCTGACGGGGCAGGACGCCCAGCATGTGCTGGCGTTGGGCGTTGCGGGCGTGGGGTTGCTGGTGCTGGGGGCAGGGGCCGCCAGCCACTTTCTGGACAGTCAGGCGCACGCGCTGCACCGTGAGCGTCAACAGTATCTGATCGACAGCAGCGTCGACGGCATGGCGATCGAACGCGACGGGGCCATCATCGCCGCCAATGAAGTCCTGGCGACCCTGCTGGGGATCGAGCGCGAAGCCCTGGTAGGGGCAAGTCTGGAGCAATGGGTCGAGGACGCTCATCGTCTCGGGGACGGCGCGGTGGCCCAGACCGTGCTGCGGACCGAGGCCGGAGACATCGCCGTCGAACTGTCGGCCCGTCGCGACCAGACGACCGCCGGCGGCGTCATGATCTACGCCGTGCGCGATCTGCGCGACCGCATGGCCCAGGAACGGCGGATGGCCCATCTGGCGAGGAACGACAGTCTGACGGGCCTGCCCAACCGGGCCTCATTCCTGGAGCGGCTGACCCGGCTGAAGAAGACGGCGGCGGAAGGCGAGACCCTGGCTCTGTTCGCCCTCGACCTCGATCGCTTCAAGGAGGTGAACGACCTGTACGGCCATGCCGTGGGCGACCAGCTTCTGTGCGTCATCGCCGAGCGGATGAAGGCGGCCCTGCATGAGGGCGAATTCATTGCGCGTCAGGGCGGAGACGAATTCCTGGCCCTGGCGTCGGTCGCCGGCCGGGATCAGGCCCTCGCCGTCGCCGAACGCCTGCGAAAGGCGGTGATGGAAACCGTCACCATAGAGCACGCCGACCTGTCGTGCGGCGCCAGCATCGGCGTGTCGTTGTGGCCGGAAGACGCGCGGGACGTTTCGACCCTGATCAACAATGCGGACCTGGCCATGTATCGCGCCAAGGCCTCGCTGACGCAGGACGTCTGCTTCTATGAGGCGGACATGGATCAGGCCGTGCGTGCGCGCCGCCGGGTCACCCAGGCCCTGCGCGAGGCGCTGGAGCGCGAACAGTTCGAACTGCACTATCAGGTCCAGGCCTCGGTCGAGACGGGCAAGGCGACGGGCTATGAAGTCCTGCTTCGCTGGAAGAACGACGAGGGCCGCTATATCTCGCCCGTAGACTTCATCCCCGTGGCCGAGGAGACCGGGCTGATCCTGCCGATCGGCGAATGGGTCCTGCGTCAGGCCTGCCGTCAGGCCGCCGCCTGGGCCGAGCCGCACCGCATTGCGGTCAATCTGTCGCCGGTCCAGCTGAGCCATGTCGACCTGCCGCGTCTGGTGCATCAGATTCTGATCGAGACCGGCCTGTCGCCGTCGCGCCTTGAGCTGGAAATCACCGAGACGGCGATGATCACCGACATGGAGCGCACCACCCATGTCCTGCGTCAGCTGAAGGCGCTGGGCGTCACGGTGGCGATGGACGACTTCGGCACCGGCTATTCCTCCCTGTCGACGCTGAAGGCCTTCCCCTTCGACAAGATCAAGCTGGACCGCTCCTTCATGCTGGAGCTGGACGGAGCGGCGCCCCAGTCGCGCGCCATCATCCGCGCGGTTTTGACCATCGGCGAAAGCCTGTCGATCCCGGTGCTGGCCGAGGGCGTGGAGACGGCCGAGCAACTGGCCTTCCTGCGCGCTCAGGGCTGTAATGAGGTGCAAGGCTACCTGCTGGGCCGGCCCCAGCCCGAGGCTGACGCCCTGTCGCATGGCGCCGCCGTGATCCCGGCGACGGCGACGGCCAGAACGGCCGCCTGA
- a CDS encoding lipoprotein produces MRRSFFGLVLAAGLAACAHAPGELVRTEGMPGQLEPIHAAAFTRDLAVFRVSSNGCTDKADVKPFITRLKDSAVITLRRLDEDRCTRPVKDGVQLQWTFEELGLPPGANVVVNNPYLLNGDEGVTQ; encoded by the coding sequence ATGAGAAGGTCTTTCTTTGGTCTGGTTCTGGCCGCCGGGCTCGCCGCCTGCGCTCATGCGCCGGGCGAACTGGTGCGGACCGAAGGCATGCCGGGCCAGCTGGAGCCGATCCACGCCGCCGCCTTCACCCGCGACCTGGCGGTGTTCCGCGTCAGCTCCAACGGCTGCACCGACAAGGCCGACGTAAAGCCGTTCATTACGCGGCTGAAGGATTCGGCGGTCATCACCCTGCGCCGCCTGGACGAGGACCGTTGCACTCGTCCGGTCAAGGACGGCGTCCAGTTGCAATGGACTTTTGAGGAGCTGGGTCTGCCGCCCGGCGCCAATGTGGTGGTCAACAACCCCTATCTGTTGAACGGGGACGAGGGCGTGACCCAATAG
- the rpsD gene encoding 30S ribosomal protein S4: MSKRHSAKYKLDRAMGENLWGRAKSPVNKRSYGPGQHGQRRKSKVSDFGLQLKAKQKLKGYYGNITEKQFAATYAEAARRKGNTSENLIGLLESRLDAIVYRAKFVPTVWAARQFVSHGHVTVNGKKVDIGSYRVKVGDVIEVKEKSRNMALVLEAQQSGERDLPDYLELGDRGFSVRYGRVPELSDVPYPVKMEPNLVVEYYSS, from the coding sequence ATGTCCAAGCGCCACAGCGCCAAGTACAAGCTCGACCGGGCCATGGGTGAAAACCTGTGGGGTCGCGCCAAGTCTCCTGTCAACAAGCGCTCCTACGGCCCCGGCCAGCACGGTCAGCGCCGCAAGTCCAAGGTCTCTGACTTTGGTCTGCAGCTGAAGGCCAAGCAGAAGCTGAAGGGCTACTACGGCAACATCACCGAGAAGCAATTCGCGGCGACCTACGCCGAAGCCGCCCGCCGCAAGGGCAACACCTCGGAAAACCTGATCGGTCTGCTGGAATCGCGCCTGGACGCCATCGTCTACCGCGCCAAGTTCGTGCCGACCGTCTGGGCCGCCCGTCAGTTCGTCTCGCACGGCCACGTCACCGTCAACGGCAAGAAGGTCGACATCGGCTCTTACCGCGTGAAGGTCGGCGACGTCATCGAGGTCAAGGAAAAGTCGCGCAATATGGCCCTGGTGCTGGAAGCCCAGCAGTCGGGCGAGCGTGACCTGCCCGACTATCTGGAACTGGGCGATCGCGGTTTCTCGGTCCGTTACGGCCGCGTGCCGGAACTGTCCGACGTGCCGTACCCGGTGAAGATGGAGCCGAACCTGGTCGTCGAATACTACTCCTCGTAA
- a CDS encoding superoxide dismutase produces MAFTLPPLPYAYDALEPAIDKETMTFHHDKHHQTYVDNLNKFVDATPEAQGKSLEEIFAMMSKLPKSIRNNGGGVWNHSLFWELLAPVGTGGEPSAELAAKIDAELGGMDKFKADFDAAGAGQFGSGWAWLILQDGKLKVTSTPNQDNPLMDDAAEKGAVLLAADVWEHAYYLKYQNRRVDYLKAFWSVVNWNKVNELYEAAKG; encoded by the coding sequence ATGGCCTTCACCCTGCCCCCGCTGCCCTACGCCTATGACGCGCTGGAGCCGGCCATCGACAAGGAGACGATGACCTTCCACCACGACAAGCACCATCAGACCTACGTCGACAACCTGAACAAGTTCGTCGACGCCACGCCCGAGGCGCAAGGCAAGTCGCTGGAAGAGATCTTCGCGATGATGTCCAAGCTGCCCAAGTCGATCCGCAACAACGGCGGCGGCGTGTGGAACCACAGCCTGTTCTGGGAGCTGCTGGCCCCGGTCGGCACGGGCGGCGAGCCCTCGGCCGAACTGGCCGCCAAGATCGACGCCGAACTGGGCGGCATGGACAAGTTCAAGGCTGACTTCGACGCGGCCGGCGCCGGTCAGTTCGGTTCGGGCTGGGCCTGGCTGATCCTTCAGGACGGCAAGCTGAAGGTCACCTCGACCCCGAACCAGGACAACCCGCTGATGGACGACGCGGCCGAAAAGGGCGCCGTCCTGCTGGCCGCCGACGTGTGGGAGCACGCCTATTACCTCAAGTACCAGAACCGCCGCGTCGACTACCTCAAGGCCTTCTGGTCGGTGGTGAACTGGAACAAGGTCAACGAACTGTACGAAGCCGCTAAGGGCTGA
- the cckA gene encoding cell cycle histidine kinase CckA, with product MISRPQDRLKAQATRRPTFDPLLVIMAVGFTLAVAAIAYPAFRANAFSAPGLMLIFAAGATALIWLFAFGRAEVRRANGDTAVEMLDALAEPAALVWPSGQVLAYNAAWAEENGTVTTLPRSGKGGGKSAQALYMAFAQAREGQQGRAIVQIGAREKEVLIGQAGQGRFLVRAAPDAVLPLAPSAPAAPQPIASTGEARAMAAGAPFGSAVIGGEDLFAGRAEEPNAAMALLTGPAASGDAAFGHLFDPAGVAEARTKLEAGSSGPIELIARAHPDRQLHLYVAPEGDKRRVWLFDVAAQKSMELQLSQAQKMQAVGQLAGGVAHDFNNLLTAIQLQLSGLLERHPVGDPSYDGLNEIRQTAIRAADLVRKLLAFSRKSTVRRERLDLGELVGEFAVLLRRLLREDVRLETDYGRDLPLVLADKSQLETAVMNLAVNARDAMRGVVEPGAGVVTIKTRRLTGAQARDLGWREAPEEVALIEVSDTGPGVPAALLDKIFEPFFTTKAVNEGTGMGLATVYGIAQQAGGHITVVNLDGAGAAFRIFLPAATAEELVEAPAVEKVVKAPRDLSGAGRILFVEDEAAVRGIAARLLRQRGYEVIEAADGEEALILAEEWAGQIDMLISDVIMPGLDGPSLLRKARPFLGDAPVMFISGYAESDFSDLLQDEVGVSFLPKPLDIKTLAERVKQELHAS from the coding sequence ATGATTTCCCGACCCCAAGACAGGTTGAAGGCGCAGGCGACGCGCCGCCCGACGTTCGATCCTCTGCTGGTGATCATGGCCGTGGGCTTCACCCTGGCGGTCGCCGCCATCGCCTATCCGGCCTTTCGGGCCAACGCCTTCAGCGCGCCGGGTCTGATGCTGATCTTCGCGGCGGGCGCCACGGCGCTGATCTGGCTGTTCGCCTTCGGCCGGGCCGAGGTGCGGCGCGCCAATGGCGATACGGCGGTCGAGATGCTGGACGCCCTGGCCGAGCCCGCCGCCCTGGTGTGGCCGTCGGGCCAGGTGCTGGCTTACAACGCCGCCTGGGCCGAAGAAAACGGAACCGTCACCACGCTTCCCAGGTCCGGCAAGGGAGGGGGCAAGTCCGCTCAGGCCCTGTACATGGCCTTCGCCCAGGCGCGTGAAGGCCAGCAGGGCCGCGCCATCGTCCAGATCGGCGCGCGCGAGAAGGAGGTGCTGATCGGTCAGGCGGGGCAGGGGCGCTTCCTGGTCCGCGCCGCGCCCGACGCCGTCCTGCCGCTGGCCCCGTCTGCGCCCGCTGCGCCCCAGCCCATCGCCTCGACCGGCGAGGCTCGCGCCATGGCCGCAGGCGCCCCCTTCGGCTCGGCCGTCATCGGCGGCGAAGACCTGTTCGCAGGACGAGCTGAGGAGCCGAACGCGGCCATGGCCCTGCTGACCGGTCCGGCGGCCTCGGGCGACGCCGCCTTCGGCCATCTGTTCGACCCGGCGGGCGTAGCCGAGGCCCGGACCAAGCTGGAGGCCGGCTCCTCCGGCCCGATCGAGCTGATCGCCCGCGCCCACCCGGACCGCCAGCTGCACCTCTATGTCGCCCCCGAAGGCGATAAGCGCCGTGTCTGGCTGTTCGACGTGGCGGCGCAGAAGTCGATGGAGCTGCAGCTCTCCCAAGCCCAGAAGATGCAGGCCGTGGGCCAGCTGGCGGGCGGCGTGGCGCACGACTTCAACAACCTGCTGACGGCGATCCAACTGCAGCTGTCCGGCCTGCTGGAGCGTCACCCGGTCGGCGATCCCTCCTATGACGGGCTGAACGAAATCCGCCAGACGGCCATCCGCGCCGCCGATCTGGTGCGCAAGCTGCTGGCTTTCTCGCGCAAGTCGACGGTGCGGCGCGAGCGGCTGGACCTGGGCGAGCTGGTCGGCGAGTTCGCCGTCCTGCTGCGTCGTCTACTGCGCGAGGACGTGCGGCTGGAGACCGACTACGGCCGCGACCTGCCGCTGGTGCTGGCCGACAAGAGCCAGCTGGAGACGGCGGTGATGAACCTGGCCGTCAACGCCCGCGACGCCATGCGCGGCGTGGTCGAGCCGGGCGCGGGCGTGGTCACCATCAAGACGCGCCGCCTGACGGGCGCGCAGGCTCGCGATCTGGGCTGGCGCGAGGCCCCCGAAGAGGTCGCCCTGATCGAGGTCTCGGACACCGGCCCCGGCGTGCCAGCGGCCCTGCTGGACAAGATCTTCGAGCCCTTCTTCACCACCAAGGCGGTGAACGAGGGGACGGGTATGGGGCTGGCCACCGTCTACGGCATCGCCCAGCAAGCGGGCGGCCACATCACTGTCGTCAACCTAGATGGCGCCGGCGCGGCCTTCCGCATCTTCCTGCCCGCGGCCACGGCCGAGGAACTGGTCGAGGCCCCGGCGGTCGAGAAGGTCGTCAAGGCGCCGCGCGACCTGTCGGGCGCCGGCCGCATTCTGTTTGTCGAGGACGAGGCGGCCGTGCGCGGCATCGCCGCCCGCCTGCTGCGCCAGCGCGGCTATGAGGTGATCGAGGCCGCCGATGGCGAGGAGGCTCTGATCCTGGCTGAGGAGTGGGCGGGCCAGATCGACATGCTGATCTCGGACGTCATCATGCCCGGGCTGGACGGCCCGTCGCTGCTGCGCAAGGCGCGGCCGTTCCTTGGCGACGCGCCGGTCATGTTCATCTCGGGCTATGCCGAGAGCGACTTCTCGGACCTGCTGCAGGACGAGGTCGGCGTGTCCTTCCTGCCCAAGCCGCTGGACATCAAGACCCTGGCCGAGCGCGTGAAGCAGGAGCTTCACGCGAGCTGA
- the flhB gene encoding flagellar biosynthesis protein FlhB gives MADGPDPESKTEEATPRKLEQARKKGDVAKSPDVAQALSLAGAAWVLLAGGGMFATQIAEGLMPFLSQPHAMIGGLEAGAGIEIGMRAVWVVTPFLAAVSFAVILGGVGGNLAQSGLIFTADKIKPKWSKVNPLEGFKRIYGPDGVVQFLKTFIKLVAIGAVCFWVLNPHVRELEALAAMSPAYILPFARDLALALMVSALVFLGLTAGMDYLWQRMRFAKRMRMTKEELKDDFKQSEGDPHVKAKLRQIRMQRGRQRMMQAVPDATVIITNPTHYSVALRYEPDQGDGAPVCVAKGVDALALRIREVAKEHQVPIVENVPLARALYAAVEVDDVIPREHFEAAAKVIGFVMQQRKRR, from the coding sequence TTGGCTGACGGTCCCGATCCCGAGTCGAAAACAGAAGAAGCCACCCCGCGAAAACTCGAACAGGCGCGCAAGAAGGGCGATGTCGCCAAGTCGCCGGACGTGGCGCAGGCCTTGTCGCTCGCGGGCGCGGCCTGGGTGTTGCTGGCGGGGGGCGGCATGTTCGCCACCCAGATCGCCGAGGGGCTGATGCCCTTCCTGTCGCAGCCGCACGCTATGATCGGCGGGCTGGAGGCGGGGGCCGGCATCGAGATCGGGATGCGCGCTGTCTGGGTGGTGACGCCGTTTCTGGCGGCGGTGTCGTTCGCGGTCATTCTGGGCGGGGTCGGGGGCAATCTGGCGCAGTCGGGCCTGATCTTCACCGCCGACAAGATCAAGCCCAAATGGTCCAAGGTGAACCCGCTGGAGGGGTTCAAACGCATCTACGGCCCGGACGGCGTGGTGCAGTTCCTCAAGACGTTCATCAAGCTGGTCGCCATCGGCGCCGTGTGTTTCTGGGTGCTGAACCCGCATGTGCGCGAACTGGAGGCACTGGCCGCCATGAGCCCGGCCTACATCCTGCCGTTCGCGCGGGACCTGGCGCTGGCGCTGATGGTGTCGGCCCTGGTGTTTCTGGGGCTGACGGCGGGCATGGACTATCTGTGGCAGCGAATGCGCTTCGCCAAGCGGATGCGGATGACCAAGGAAGAGCTGAAGGACGACTTCAAACAGTCCGAGGGCGACCCCCATGTAAAGGCCAAGCTGCGCCAGATCCGCATGCAGCGCGGCCGCCAGCGGATGATGCAGGCGGTGCCGGACGCCACGGTCATCATCACCAACCCGACCCACTATTCGGTGGCCCTGCGCTATGAGCCCGATCAGGGCGACGGCGCGCCCGTCTGCGTCGCCAAGGGCGTGGACGCCCTGGCCCTGCGCATCCGCGAAGTGGCCAAGGAGCACCAGGTGCCGATCGTCGAGAACGTGCCCCTGGCCCGCGCCCTCTATGCGGCAGTCGAGGTCGACGATGTGATCCCTCGCGAACATTTCGAGGCGGCCGCCAAGGTCATCGGCTTCGTCATGCAGCAGCGGAAACGGCGGTGA
- the fliR gene encoding flagellar biosynthetic protein FliR translates to MEPYATAEQVWTGGLIFARVGAILMLLPGFGESYVPPRVRLSLALVLSLALWPIVASSLPALPATLGATVGWVMREVLTGLAIGAILRSFMTAMTTAGEVVSLQTTLGFSQTANPMQAQPGTTLSAFLMLLGVTLVFATNTHHLFIGGMVGSYEAIAPAKPLIVSDFTQMAIRTLSQSFALGVQLAAPVLVFALIFNLASGLVARVMPSFQVYFAAAPLSVVLGLSVFALSLGVLGTVFIDRYRTVAAFFTGGAVG, encoded by the coding sequence GTGGAGCCCTATGCGACGGCGGAGCAGGTCTGGACCGGCGGGCTGATCTTCGCGCGCGTCGGCGCCATCCTGATGCTGCTGCCCGGTTTCGGGGAATCCTATGTGCCGCCGCGGGTGCGGCTGTCGCTGGCCCTGGTGCTGTCGCTGGCGTTGTGGCCCATCGTGGCCAGCAGCCTGCCGGCCCTGCCCGCCACCCTGGGCGCCACCGTCGGCTGGGTCATGCGCGAGGTGCTGACCGGGCTGGCCATCGGCGCCATCCTGCGCAGCTTCATGACCGCCATGACGACGGCGGGCGAGGTCGTCTCCCTGCAGACCACCCTCGGCTTTTCTCAGACGGCCAACCCGATGCAGGCCCAGCCGGGCACGACCCTGTCGGCTTTTCTGATGCTGCTTGGCGTGACCCTGGTGTTCGCCACCAACACCCATCATCTGTTCATCGGCGGCATGGTCGGATCCTATGAGGCGATCGCCCCGGCCAAGCCGCTGATCGTGTCGGACTTCACCCAGATGGCGATCCGCACCCTGAGCCAGAGCTTCGCGCTCGGGGTGCAACTGGCGGCGCCGGTGCTGGTTTTCGCCCTGATCTTCAACCTGGCTTCGGGGCTGGTGGCGCGCGTCATGCCCAGCTTTCAGGTCTATTTCGCCGCCGCGCCCTTAAGCGTCGTTCTGGGGCTGTCGGTGTTCGCCCTCAGCCTCGGGGTTCTGGGCACCGTCTTCATCGACCGCTATCGCACGGTAGCGGCCTTCTTCACGGGAGGCGCCGTTGGCTGA
- the fliQ gene encoding flagellar biosynthesis protein FliQ translates to MNGAEVLDVGRDALWLTIQLCLPILTVALGVGVSIGLFQALTQVQEQSLVYAPKIVAVFAALLLFLPMMGALLGGFMNEIAARIAGM, encoded by the coding sequence ATGAACGGCGCGGAAGTTCTGGATGTAGGGCGCGACGCCCTGTGGCTGACCATTCAGCTGTGTCTGCCGATCCTGACGGTAGCGCTGGGCGTCGGCGTCTCCATCGGCCTGTTTCAGGCCCTGACGCAGGTTCAGGAGCAGAGCCTGGTCTATGCGCCCAAGATCGTCGCCGTCTTCGCCGCCCTGTTGCTGTTTCTGCCGATGATGGGCGCGCTTCTGGGCGGGTTCATGAACGAAATCGCCGCCCGCATCGCGGGAATGTAA
- the folE gene encoding GTP cyclohydrolase I FolE, giving the protein MTDHAPTPPVSQEEAEAAVRTLIRWAGDNPAREGLIETPKRVAKSYRELFQGYEVEPRDYLEKTFEEVGGYDELIVLKDIRFVSFCEHHMLPVVGKAHVGYLPTDRVVGISKLARVVRGYARRLQIQEKMTSEIAQAIQEVLRPVGVGVVIEAEHSCMTMRGVDVPGASLSTSCLLGAVREDPRTREEFLRLVRG; this is encoded by the coding sequence ATGACCGATCACGCCCCCACCCCGCCCGTCTCGCAGGAAGAAGCCGAAGCCGCCGTCCGCACCCTGATCCGCTGGGCCGGCGACAATCCCGCGCGCGAAGGCCTGATCGAGACGCCCAAGCGCGTCGCCAAATCCTATCGCGAGCTGTTCCAGGGCTATGAGGTCGAACCGCGCGACTATCTGGAAAAGACCTTCGAAGAGGTCGGCGGCTATGACGAACTGATCGTCCTGAAGGACATCCGCTTCGTCAGCTTCTGCGAACACCACATGCTGCCGGTGGTGGGCAAGGCGCACGTGGGATATCTTCCGACCGACCGGGTCGTGGGCATCTCCAAGCTGGCGCGCGTGGTGCGCGGCTACGCCCGCCGTCTGCAGATCCAGGAAAAGATGACCTCCGAGATCGCCCAGGCCATCCAGGAAGTGTTGCGTCCGGTCGGCGTCGGCGTCGTCATCGAGGCCGAGCACAGCTGCATGACCATGCGCGGCGTAGACGTTCCAGGCGCCAGCCTGTCCACCAGCTGCCTGCTGGGCGCCGTCCGCGAAGACCCGCGCACGCGTGAGGAATTCCTGCGGCTGGTGCGGGGGTAG